The following is a genomic window from Solanum stenotomum isolate F172 unplaced genomic scaffold, ASM1918654v1 scaffold23693, whole genome shotgun sequence.
TTCATCACTCCCCAACTTGCCCCTTAATAGTAACACTAGAGAAATTTTTCAGTTGTTAATTTTCTGGTGAAAATGCCGATCAACCAAATTACTATTGGAAGCCATGAGGAACTCCGCCATCCAGGGGCGCTTAAAGCGGCCTTGGCGGAGTTCATCAGTACTCTGATCTTCGTTTTCGCAGGTCAGGGTTCTGGTATGGCTTTTAATAAGCTTACCGACGGTGTCGCTACTCCCGCTGGCCTTATTTCCGCCTCCATAGCGCATGCCTTCGGGTTGTTCGTGGCCGTCTCCGTCGGTGCTAACATCTCCGGCGGCCACGTCAACCCGGCTGTTACCTTCGGTGCTTTCGTTGGTGGAAACATCACTTTGTTCCGTGGGATTTTGTACATCATTGCACAGTTGCTTGGATCCACTGCTGCTTGCGCTCTCCTTGAATTCGCCACTGGTGGCATGGTAAGCATATA
Proteins encoded in this region:
- the LOC125851295 gene encoding probable aquaporin TIP1-1 encodes the protein MPINQITIGSHEELRHPGALKAALAEFISTLIFVFAGQGSGMAFNKLTDGVATPAGLISASIAHAFGLFVAVSVGANISGGHVNPAVTFGAFVGGNITLFRGILYIIAQLLGSTAACALLEFATGGMVSIYSTFQFI